The following are encoded together in the Microscilla marina ATCC 23134 genome:
- a CDS encoding RNA ligase family protein, whose translation MKHLFQSYPKIPESFDAFQLSEADYRLFKKTDWVVTEKIHGANFCVLSNGEETQFAKRKAVLDEEENFFGYHSLRNHLTAQVAQVFAELKRQHADTVAVAVYGELFGGAYPHPDVTAVTGVQAIQTGIYYCPEVRFWVFDLVRITDTSSYFVDFDNMRETCDTVGLPYVPALLVGTFSEVQNYAIEFESTIAGLLGLPALPTPNLAEGVVIKPATSLLMDTAKGWVRPVIKKKIEKFGEDIRYQQAKKWAGKAGESTVLGELMQAVHQLVNKNRLQNVCSKIGIVNLADAAQKEQVRADMEADVWEAFWEQYSDRYFQITSEEQAQVNAEVTQAIEQLL comes from the coding sequence ATGAAACATCTATTTCAAAGTTATCCAAAAATCCCTGAAAGTTTTGATGCATTTCAGTTGAGCGAAGCCGACTATCGGTTGTTTAAAAAAACAGACTGGGTAGTGACTGAAAAAATACACGGCGCCAACTTTTGTGTATTGAGCAATGGCGAAGAAACCCAATTTGCCAAACGCAAAGCAGTGCTCGATGAAGAGGAGAATTTTTTTGGTTACCACTCTCTCCGTAACCATTTGACAGCGCAGGTGGCACAAGTTTTTGCAGAACTCAAGAGGCAACACGCCGATACTGTAGCGGTAGCAGTATATGGGGAGCTGTTTGGCGGAGCTTACCCTCATCCAGATGTTACGGCGGTAACAGGTGTACAGGCCATTCAAACAGGTATATATTATTGCCCTGAGGTACGTTTTTGGGTGTTCGACCTGGTGCGCATTACCGATACTTCTTCTTATTTTGTAGACTTTGATAACATGAGAGAAACCTGTGATACAGTGGGGTTACCTTATGTGCCTGCGCTGTTGGTGGGTACTTTTAGCGAAGTTCAAAATTATGCTATAGAGTTTGAGAGCACCATTGCGGGGCTGTTGGGTTTGCCTGCTTTGCCTACGCCCAACCTTGCTGAAGGTGTGGTAATAAAACCCGCTACTTCGTTGTTGATGGATACTGCCAAAGGCTGGGTACGCCCAGTGATTAAAAAGAAAATAGAAAAATTTGGCGAAGATATTCGCTACCAACAAGCCAAAAAATGGGCAGGAAAAGCGGGCGAAAGTACTGTATTAGGCGAGCTAATGCAAGCTGTACACCAATTGGTAAATAAAAACCGCCTACAAAATGTTTGTTCTAAAATAGGAATAGTGAACCTGGCAGATGCTGCGCAAAAAGAGCAAGTAAGGGCAGATATGGAGGCAGATGTATGGGAAGCATTTTGGGAACAATACAGTGACAGGTATTTTCAGATAACCTCCGAAGAGCAAGCCCAGGTAAACGCTGAGGTTACCCAGGCAATTGAACAGTTGCTTTAG
- a CDS encoding PaaI family thioesterase, with the protein MENPLYKMFESQVGNVLDQNAPPFTQWLKPALLSVKPGSFEMEITVRKEMTNPLGLLHGGVQAAILDEIIGMTVAALDKPSPAVSINLAVDFIGKAKLGDKIIARSDVVRQGRQVINVTGELHNAEGKLIARAMSNMLQIGKK; encoded by the coding sequence ATGGAAAATCCTTTATACAAAATGTTTGAGAGCCAGGTAGGGAATGTACTTGACCAAAACGCTCCACCGTTTACTCAATGGCTAAAGCCTGCCTTACTTTCGGTAAAACCAGGTAGTTTTGAAATGGAAATAACCGTGCGCAAAGAAATGACCAATCCTTTGGGGTTGTTACATGGAGGTGTACAAGCGGCCATTCTTGACGAAATTATTGGAATGACCGTAGCAGCACTTGACAAACCCAGTCCGGCAGTATCTATCAACCTGGCAGTAGACTTTATAGGCAAAGCCAAGTTGGGAGATAAAATTATTGCCCGATCGGACGTAGTAAGGCAAGGGCGGCAGGTAATCAATGTAACTGGAGAGTTGCATAATGCCGAAGGTAAACTCATTGCCAGAGCCATGTCTAATATGTTGCAAATAGGCAAAAAGTAA